The Gossypium hirsutum isolate 1008001.06 chromosome A13, Gossypium_hirsutum_v2.1, whole genome shotgun sequence nucleotide sequence GCAACCAAACATATATAAGCAATGTTGGtttattgagaaaaaaattgaccAATCCCTTTAATATAGAAGTAtgaatctattattattattttattaataaatggatcgattatttaataaatacgcttgaaatttaaaaataatattttataatcgTTACTAATATAATAAgatttactaacaattaattctGTTGTTacatatttcataaaaaattcacaATAACAAATTGTATTATTGCGATTAATgaccaaaaaattaaattatacgataaaacatttaataatgatTTATTTTATCGACAAATCTTATCCCATAACAATATTTAAAAGTGATTACGAATATTCTAAATTTACACCATTGTTGTTTATTACATGATTACCGAATTTGGTTGTTAAAAGATGAGTTTCCTGTAGTGGGTATTTAAGGCCTCCCTGTTCACGTATGTATACGACAGCTGTTGTCCAAATCCAAACTTTATTTGCTTATTATAGTAAGTATAGTTCACAAAACATGATGGCATGGTATGAAAACTAACCAAAGCATACACGCCAATCCTAGAGATATTTAAGCAACTTTATTATGGCCACACAGCCCACTACGTACTGAAACTCGAAACGACCCTTCTAAATCACTTCTTTATCAGACCTTCAGCAACGATAGTTTTCTTGATGAGTTTAAGAGCTTCTTCAAAATCATCGCACAACTGATAGGGATCAGGAATAATGTTTTCATCCACCGATAACACCATACTTATCTTCTTCTCATAGCTAATTATATGAATTGTGAGCGCCTGCAAATTAATGAAAGGCTAACTTACCCCTATTTCATCATATAGGTTTATACGGGAATTTTCCCTGGTTCACCAAAGAAATCGTAATTTAAACTTACCACCGGTTGACCATATAAAGATGGAGCAATGAAGGTGACTTGATTGCCAAAAAGGCTAATTTCCTCCTGTGGTCCCGCCACATTCGAGAACCACATAGTCGTCAATGGAAATGTGGCCAGCTGCCATTAATGTACAATCAATATAAGAATTTTCAATCTAATTGAAATATACCTTTCTCTATACGTAAAGGCTAATCTTGAAGGAACAATATATGTCGTCTTACTTTGGTAGGGTAAAACCTCACAAAAACCTTGGCCATAAACAGCCTGAATTGAGCTTCAAGAGTAGCTTTTTTTCTGTCCATTGTTGCTTTGGCATCGCGAATGTAATCCAATGGGTTATCTTTCAATGCAATTTTAAATGGGTAGAGAACATAACCAATCTTGTTCCCCCACTCGGTTTGGCTATGCTTCTTCACCATTTTTGCTATGGcctgtaaattaaattataatgagattattattattttttaaatattgaagtttttggtttttctttgaAGGAAACTGCTAATGAAGTCAATACATAAATCCCTGGAGATGATCTCAAGTTGATGAACAGAGTTGCTGTAAGACGAATACTGTTGGGAAGGTTGTTTTCCCATGATTCTCCATCGCCCGTACCTTTGCCTGCCATTTCATATATAGCATTTGTTAATATCAAACTGCAATATCAGTTTTCATGTTATCCATCTTGCAACCTTAATTACCATATTTTCGGTTGAGATAGCGAGACAAGCCTGCCTGTGTGATTGCTAGCACCACGTCGTTCACCGTCTGCAAATTAATCATACCAAAACTTATCAACTATACTTAAGTTTTATACTTAAGTGCTATGAAAATGGTGGACTAGACTAGACTAACCGTGTTGGTTGCATTCTTCACCAATTTGACATCATCAACACAGAAAGTTCGACGCATAATTCTCCTAGAAGTAAAAGCAACTGCTCTTGAAGGTGCTTTGAGGGGTGTTTGGGTGTCCTTCAAGAAGTACGTTGTCGCCACACACATCCATATATCAACCAAAGTGTTCCACGCTAATAACAACACAGACCAACATTTCCAAAACCATCCGGCGTCAGGTCTCGATTTCTTGGCGGCCGGAAAACTAGGCAAGGCGTCAGGTTCAGATGTTTTGCGACAGCAAGAGATGAGGAATGACATGAGAGATGTTCCGTCGCCAAGGGAATGATGAACTCGAATAACCAGTGTGGATTCAGCATCACAGGTTTTGAGGTTCAAAATATGGACATCCCACATGGGAATGGAGGTGCTAATGTGGGTGTTGGTAAGGTTGGCAATGTAATCTTCAACAAACTGATCTGGGGAGGCCATATGTTGATCAACCATGGGTATTTTAACATGATTATCTAAGTCTACCTTTGTTTTCACCCATTTCACCTCTCCACCATTCTTCTCATCTGCAACctaatggattttttttaaaagaaaatgttaaaaatgcTCAAGTAGATGTACTAGACTTAGGTTTATGCTGATagcttaaactttaaatttagttttaccAAGTGAAACATTTTCATTCATTCGTCAGtctactcatatatatataaatgtattgaaGCACTAGTATGTgctaataattatatataaatatatattctctttgcccattaattataaataaataattttatagtagACAATAATTAAAGTAATCCTTAAAACACTGAGCTGAGCATTTCCAAAATTCAAGTAACTTATCCAATTTTTTAAGGATCTTTGAAAGTTTGTTTTGCCAAAAACCAAAGCAAATATGTTTGGAGTTTAATACGGATGGAGATATCATATATGGtttatattatgaaaaatataaaacgtaattaaaaattttgattaaaattcaGTAGTGATCTAAGTTTTCCTCATATATAATTGATATGAATTTGAGCTGTGATTCCTTATTCTTagtattgtattaaaaaattctaaatttcttAATCTTTCTTACCTGCACACTAGAAAAACGAGAATGTTTAAGAAAAGTGTAAACCAAATTTGCCTTGAGAAAGTGTGGGTCAATGGGGCTCTTAAATCCCAACATAGCAATAATGTAGACGTTGGATTCAGGCTGTTGGAACATACGAGCCATGGGACTCAAGGGCTCCTCTTCCTCATCAACGCTTTCTTTTCTTACCTTTATTCTTCTAAGACCAAGATCACAGCTTCCCGATTTTATCCATTCCCCATTCTTACGTTCCAActccatatatattttttactctCAAAAAggagaaatataaaaaaactaaatttgatctctctctctctctctctatttgttcTTGCTTGCTTGGATTCGCATTTGACGTCTATATATTTATAGAAATCAGACAtcaggacaaaattgtaattaattgcaTTGAATCAACAAAATAACAATTTAGTCACTGTTATAAATAAATTGTGATTAATGCAGTCAATAACCACTTAGAACCGTAACGAGGGCACTTGGCCTGTTAATACCAGACTTGGCAAGCTTATCAGCTTCAGATTTGATCTCTCTGCACATATCAACAAGACTCCACCCATTAACATTTCCTGCAATATTTCTCAAGGAAACAGGGCCAAAGGCAGGCTCCTTAATCCTTATTTACCCCTATATTCGGATTAAACGTAGTTGAAGtatttttggaattttatattttaataattttttttctcaaaattttaaaaacagaaTATTATATACACATTACAACCCAAAAGATTTATACAcactaaaaaaattatgtaaaaaaatattttctattaagcACACATTTTAATACGTTCCAATtcatatctatatattttttgttgttgcaataaattaatgtaaaaaaGATGTGTCCTTAAAAACtttgaaactaaaattaatttcaattttttttaacctCAATAATTATGCTTAGCTTAACTATTAAATagaatatatattgttttatatgggtgataattaaaatttttatcaaacaCTCATTTCACATGAATTCAAATTCTATCAACTCGTCTCCtccaatattatataaaaaaaatattaaatagatgATGAGGATTTAAGTGGTTAAGGTgtcaaaatgaaattgaatttctTTGATAGCGATAA carries:
- the LOC107895059 gene encoding O-acyltransferase WSD1 — protein: MELERKNGEWIKSGSCDLGLRRIKVRKESVDEEEEPLSPMARMFQQPESNVYIIAMLGFKSPIDPHFLKANLVYTFLKHSRFSSVQVADEKNGGEVKWVKTKVDLDNHVKIPMVDQHMASPDQFVEDYIANLTNTHISTSIPMWDVHILNLKTCDAESTLVIRVHHSLGDGTSLMSFLISCCRKTSEPDALPSFPAAKKSRPDAGWFWKCWSVLLLAWNTLVDIWMCVATTYFLKDTQTPLKAPSRAVAFTSRRIMRRTFCVDDVKLVKNATNTTVNDVVLAITQAGLSRYLNRKYGKGTGDGESWENNLPNSIRLTATLFINLRSSPGIYAIAKMVKKHSQTEWGNKIGYVLYPFKIALKDNPLDYIRDAKATMDRKKATLEAQFRLFMAKVFVRFYPTKLATFPLTTMWFSNVAGPQEEISLFGNQVTFIAPSLYGQPVALTIHIISYEKKISMVLSVDENIIPDPYQLCDDFEEALKLIKKTIVAEGLIKK